GTGTTCCCACCAATACAATAAATGGCAGGCTTCTTCCGGCAACTACGAAATCCTCAGAGTTTTTTACCTTGCGGTGTCCAATATAAAGACCTACAAGTACCAGGATCACTAAATATGCCAGAATCACATACAAATAGCTCATACTCATTACCTCCTAAAAAGTTGAAAATTTACTTTATTATAGCAAAGTAAAAAAGTCCTGTCAATTTTCTTTATATCTTGTTTTTACACAACGAATGTATTATGATGAAAAATAAGTCAGGCAAAAAATAAAATTTTTTGATAAAATCTGAATAGGAGGATTTATATGAATAAACAAAGACTTGAAAAAGTGCTGGGTTATATGAAACAAGAGCACATACCTCAAATGATTATCAGTGATCCCACAGCTATTTATTACTTAACAGGATATCTTCACTATCCCTGGGAAAGAATGTTTGCCCTGTATCTTTCTGAAACAGGAAACCACAAAATATTTTTAAATACTTTATTTACTGTTCCTGATGATTTGGGGGTTGAAAAAATATGGTATTCAGACGGCCAGGACTGCGCCGCCCTGCTAGCTAATGTCACTGACCACAATAAGCTTTTAGGCATTGATAAGGACTTTCCGGCCCGCTTCCTTCTTCCCCTTATGGAATATCATGGAGCCAGCAGCTATACAGTGGCATCTAAATGTGTAGATTACGCCCGTTCCTGCAAAGATCTGGAGGAGCAGGAAAAAATGAGGGCTGCATCCAGAATCAACGACGCATGTATGGAAGCCCTTCCTGAAAAAATCAGAGAGGGCATGACGGAAATAGAACTGGCGGATATTGTACTTTCCCTTTATAAGGAGCTGGGGGCAGACGGCACCAGCTTTGCTCCTCTCATCGCCTTTGGAGCCAACGCCGCTGTAGGTCATCACGAGCCTGACAATACAGCGCTAAAAAAAGGAGACTGTATTCTCATTGACATTGGCTGTACAAAGTACCACTACTGTTCCGACATGACCCGCACTTTTTTCCTGAAATCTGTCTCTGCGCATCAAAAGGAAATTTACAACCTGGTGCGCCGGGCAAATGAAGCTGCGGAAGCTGTCATCCGCCCAGGCGTCAGGTTCTGCGACATAGATAAAACTGCCAGAGATATTATTGCCGCCGCAGGATACAGGCCTAATTTTACTCACAGACTGGGACATTCTATTGGAATCCAGGACCATGAATTCGGGGATGTGTCCGGAGTCAACACAGACTGTATAAAGGAAGGCATGTGCTTTTCTATTGAACCGGGAATCTATGTGAAGGGAGATACCGGAGTGCGAATAGAAGACCTTGTTATTGTAACAGCCGACGGCTGTGAAATTTTAAACCGAAATTCTAAGGATCTGCTTGTGCTGCCATAGGCTTTTACTTTTAAAATATTCCTTCATAGCTGTCTCTTAGAATTTTACAGGAGTCCGCCAGCTGTTTCTCCTCCTCCTTTGACAGGGAAAGGGGGAGAACACGGCTGACTCCGTTTTTATTTATAATTGCAGGCACGCCGGCAAAAACATCTCTTTGCCCATATTCTCCCCGCAGCATGGCGGAAACAGTTAAAACGCTGTTCTCATCCCCTAAAATAGCTCTTGTAATTCTGTTCATCGCCATTCCAATTCCATAATATGTGGACTTTTTCGCTTCTATAATTTTGTAGGCGGCAGTTCTCACCTCTTCTGTAATTTCCTGCAGCTTTTCCTTATTCACTCCCTGCCCGTCTCCTCCTTTTAATTCCAGCACAGGCTTAGTAGCCAGCATAGCCTGGCTCCAGGGCACAAATTCACTGTCCCCGTGCTCTCCTATTACATAAGCGTGAACATTTCTGGGATCAATGCGGAAATAATCTCCTAACAGATACCTTAATCTGGCTGTATCTAAAGTAGTTCCTGTGCCCAGAACCCTTCCAGGATTAAATCCGGAAAGCTGCCATGTAATTCTGGTCATAATATCTACAGGATTTGTAGCTACCAGGAAAATCCCGTTAAACCCAGAGGTTGTCACCGGCTGAATAATAGAGCGGAACACAGAAGCGTTTCTCTTTAACAGATCCAGCCTTGTCTCCCCTTCCTTCTGAGCTACTCCGGCGCAGATGACTACAATATCCGCATCCCCGCAGTCCTCATACTCTCCGGCATAGATTTTCATATTAGAACCGGAGAAAGCCAGACCGTGATTTAAGTCCATGGCTTCACCTTCTGCCTTTTTCTTGTCTATATCAATTAGTACCAGCTCATCACAAACGCTTTGATTCAGCAGGGAATACGCATAGCTCATGCCTACCATTCCAGTTCCCACTAAAGCAATTTTTCTGTTATCTTTTCTCATGCCCTTTCATTGTCCTTTCTAATTTATTGCAAAAAAGTATAAATCCTGCTCCCTTCAGTTACTTTTATAGTATCTGCAAGAAACAGGATTTATACATTTTTATATGATTCTCTTTTACATCATTCTCTGACGGACAATCTCATATGCCAGCACTCCTGCTGCCACTGAGGCATTCAGGGAATCAATATTTCCCTTCATTGGAATAGAAGCAGTCATATCACATTTTTCCTTAATTAATCTGCCTACTCCCTCTCCCTCATTTCCAATTACAAGACCAATCGGTCCCTTTAAGTTCATGCGGTACATTAACTCTCCGCCCATATCTGCGCACACAAACCACAATCCTCTTTTTTTCAGATCATCAATGGCTGAGCCCAGGTTTGTAACCTTGGCTACAGGAGTATAATTTAAGGCTCCCGCCGAGGTTCTGGCAACTGTGGCCGTCAGCCCTACAGCTCTTCTCTTAGGAATAATTACTCCGTGGGCTCCCGCCAGATTGGCAGTACGGATAATAGCGCCTAAATTGTGTGGGTCCTCGATGCCGTCCAGTAAAAATATAAACGGAGGCTCTCCCTTTTCTTCTGCTATTTTTAAAATGTCCTCCACCTCTGCATATTCGTATGCAGCTGCATAAGCTACAACGCCCTGGTGATGGCCTGTAGACGATATTTGATCTAATCTTTCCTTAGGCACAAACTGTATTAAAGAATCATGCTTTCTGGCCTCTCTTAAAATTGTCTGTACAGGACCGTCCTTACAGCCGTCTAGCACAAACAGCTTGTCGATTGTTTTCCCGGAACGGTAGGCCTCCAGCACTGCGTTGCGGCCTTCTATGGTTAGTTCTTCATATCTCATTTTGTTTTCTCCTGACTATTATCTTCCAACAGGCCTAAACGCTCCAGCCCCAGCATAGTCAGCCAGGCAAGGCGCTGTGTGCGCCCCTGTAAATACAGCCACCCGGCCAGGGCCTCAAATCCTGTGGCCATTCTGTAGTCCTGCATGGTGGCGTGCTTTGCCATAGTAGCTGAGTTGGCGTTGCGGCCTCTTTTATAAACAGCCATCTCCTCTTCTGTAAGCTCCTTCTCCACTGCTTTAAACAGATTTGCCTGGGTCTCCGCCTTCACAAGGCTGGAAGTCTTTTTATGCATTTTATTCACCTGCATACTTCCCCTGTTCATCACCTTGGTGCGGATCAGCAGCTCGTACACCGCGTCCCCCATATAGGCCAGGGCCAAAGGGGAATACATGTTAGGCTCTATCTCCTGAAGCTTTAATATGTCTTTTAGGCAGCTGTTTATGCTCTCTTCCATTTTACACCTTCTCTGGTATCTTCCAGAATAATTCCCTTATTTAACAGCTCTCCTCTGATCTGATCTGCCAAAGCGAAATCCTTATTCTTTCTGGCCTGCTGTCTTGCAGCGATCATCTCTTCAATTTCACTGTCCAGAATTTCCTCTTTCTTTTCTGTAATAATTCCCAGCACATCACAAAGCTTGCCGATTGTATTTCTCAGCTGGGACACATAGACCTTGGAGCTGTTTTCATCTGCCGTTGAATTAGCCAGCTTTACAATTTCAAATATTGCTGAAATTCCGTCTGCAGTATTAAAATCATCTTCCATGGCAGCTTCATATTTTCCCACTAAGTTATCTAATTCCTTTTTGCCCTCCTGCTCTTTATCCTGAAGCTCTTCCCCGGAGGCGTTCTTTAAAAGATCATCCAGCTTTCCTGTACAGTTTAAAATTCTCTCCAGACTATTTTTAGAAGCTTCCATTAAATCTGCGCTGAAATTTAACGGACTTCTGTAGTGAGCGCTGAGCATAAAGAATCTAAGCACCTGAAGATCATATTTTTCACCGATCTCTCTTACTGTAAAGAAATTTCCTAAAGATTTGGACATCTTTTTATTGTCAATATTTAAAAATCCATTGTGCATCCAGTATCTAGCAAACTCTTTTCCATTAGCCGACTCGCTTTGAGCAATTTCATTTTCATGGTGAGGGAAAATCAAATCCTCCCCGCCTGCATGAATATCAATCTGCTCTCCTAAATATTTTTTGGACATCACAGAGCACTCAATGTGCCAGCCTGGACGTCCCTCGCACCATGGAGACTCCCAGTATGGCTCCCCGTCCTTTTTAGGCTTCCACAGAACAAAGTCTGAAGGGTCTTCCTTGCCCTCTTCTCCTGTCACCTTAATCTCCCTGAACCCTGACTGAAGATCATCCAAATTTTTGTGGGACAGCTTTCCGTACTCCTTAAAAGAGTTCGTTCTGAAATAAACGGTTCCGTCGGCAGCCTGGTAAGCATGGCCCTTTTCAATCAGCTCCTGAATCATATCCAGCATACCGCAGATCTCTTCTGTAGCCAAAGGATGCTTTGTAGCCGGCTTCACATTCATAGCCTCCATATCTTTTTTGCACTCTGCAATATAGCGCTTAGAAATAGTGTCCGCGTCCACTCCCTCTTCAATAGCCTTCTTAATAATCTTATCGTCTACATCTGTAAAATTAGATACAAAATTTACATCATAGCCCTTATATTCAAAATAACGTCTTACTGTGTCAAAGCAAATCATGGGCCTTGCATTTCCAATATGAATAAAATTATATACTGTAGGGCCGCAGACATACATTTTTACTTTTCCCGGTTCCAGGGAAATAAAATCCTCTTTTTTCCTTGTAAGTGTATTAAAGATCTTCATAATAATCTCCTTTATTCTATATTCCGGCAGCCTCCGCAGCCGGGGCAGCTACCTTTTTCTTCCTGCATTCTATCATAATAGCAATAATCCTGCACTGTCGTCAACAGGGTAATTGCAGAAGATGAAATCCCCTGCCCCCTTCCTGTAAAGCCCAGCCCTTCTTCTGTGGTAGCCTTAACCCCTATCTGATCCTTTTCTATATGAAGAGCCCGCGCCATATTTTCCCGCATCTCTTCCCTGTAAGGGGCCAGCTTAGGCCTTTGGGCCACTACTGTAGCGTCAATATTTTCTATTACATAGCCCTTTTCCTCCAAAAGCTTTCCCACATGCTCCAGAAGCTTTATGCTGGAAATATCTTTATAAGCCGGGTCCGTGTCAGGAAACAGCTTTCCAATATCTCCTAAAGCCGCCGCCCCCAGCAGGGCGTCCATTACTGCATGAACTAAAACGTCTGCGTCTGAATGGCCTAACAACCCCTTTTCATAAGGAATATCCACTCCTCCTAAAATCAGCCGTCTTCCCTCTACTAATTTATGCACGTCATAGCCTTGTCCTATTCTCATAATTGTTCCTCTCTTCTATATATATTGCAGCCAGCTTTTTAAGCCCCTTCTCTGCAGATGCCGTCTTAACTGATGAGAGGCATATTTCTATATTATATTATCCCGGTCTGAGCACTGCGGAATATTATTAATACAGAACTATGCCTCCTGCTGCTTCTTCTCATCTTTCTCCTTTTATCTTCAGCCTATACAATCATTCTCAGCTTTTTCTGTATACACCTAAGCTGAATTTCTGTCTGCATCTGGCAGCTTTCACCGTCAACGTGAACGGCCATAGGCCTGTCCACATGAATCTCCACTTCCCTGCACTCATAATTTCTCATGCCCTTATAACGCTTATGTCTCCCTATAAAAGCATTGGCTAAGGCAGGAATCATTCCCCATTTGCTAGAATTATGGGCCACACAGAGAGTCAGCTTTCCGTCACTGTAATCAGCCCCGGGAGCAAAGCGGAATCCGCCTCCCTCAAAAGGATGAATATGGACTGACACAAAATAAATATGATTAAACTCTACCTTCTGGATTCCGTCCAGCACTAAATATCCCTTAGCCGGCCTGGCCACCAAAAGCTGTTTTATCCCAATAAGCAAATATCTGAGGAAACGAAGCTGAGGCTTTCCTCTAAAGGAATACATCATATCGTGACAGACTGCCCCATCCAGACCAATCCCGGCGCTGACGGCAAATCTTCTGTGAAATACCTCTTCCTTTCCATAGGAAATAACGCCATAATCTAAAAGCTTATGATTTCTCGGATATAATATTCTTTTTAAGCTTCTGCCGCTGTTCTCAGGAATCCTCAGACTTTTGGCAAGATCATTCCCTGTTCCCGCCGAAATAAATCCCATAGTAACAGAGCTGTGAAAACACAGACCATCCAACACCTCGTTTACAGTGCCGTCTCCGCCTACCGCCACAATGGTCACAGGTTCCCTGCAGCCTTCTGTCAGCCGCCTGGCAATCAGACTAGCCTCCCCAGGCTCCTTTGCCAGAAATATCTCATACTCTACACAGGCCTTCCCCAAATGTCTTTCCAATTTTCTGCATATTTTATATCCCTTCCCATTCCCAGAATGCGGATTAATAATAAAATAGTACATGGAAAAACCTCCTGTTCTTAACTAGTTTATAGTATACCATAAAACGTAAAAATGAAAAAGAAAATTTCTATAAAATATTTTCAAAAAAGTGTTGACAATTTCGACAATACGGATTATACTATCAAAGCAGTCGGGAATGAGACAGCAACAAAAAGTGACAAGCTTAAACTTCTGGGGTCTTAGCTCAGCTGGGAGAGCATCTGCCTTACAAGCAGAGGGTCACAGGTTCGAGCCCTGTAGGCCCCATTTCAAAAGTTTTCTCAGTCACTTATAATTCATATGGCGGAATAGCTCAGTTGGCTAGAGCATACGGTTCATACCCGTAGTGTCGAGAGTTCAAATCTCCCTTCCGCTACTAAAAAAAGTCCTTGGTTTTCAAGGACTTTTTTATATTACAAATTTAAGTTTCTACTGTCAGGCATTCTGCCTGCCTTATTATTATTTACTGTCTGGAAATTTCCATATTTATACTCTTCCACAGCAATGCCATTTCCAAGTTGATTGCCGCTGTCTCATCATCAATATAATGCAGTCCTGTCAAATTTATTTTTCCCTGTAAAATTTCCATTGCCTGAAACATATCTTCTGCAGCCTGAGCGGACTGATAAATTACGTCTGAACCTATTATCATATGTATCACCTATTGGATCATATCATGCCAGTAGTATTTCTACAATTATAATAAATCGCGTGTTATTACATATTTCGACAAATGTGATATTTCTATTTTTTCTGCATACAATACCTTTAAATCTAATATTTTAAATGGAAATATAAACCACTGGTTAATTTTTCTTAACGTTTTATTAACGGCCTTGTATTCTCATTTTTATTGTGCTATAATCCGTGAAAAATCAAATAGTAAGGAGGCAGGACCATGAAAGCTTTTATTAATAAATATAAACATGCATGGGTATTACTTTATGGTTTTATCTATCTGCCATGGTTCGCTCATCTGGAAAAGACCGTGACAAAATACCACATTATTCATGTGGCTTTAGATGACTATATTCCTTTTAATGAATATTTTGTCATCCCTTATTTCTTTTGGTTTATTTATGTTGCGGGAGCTATGATATACTTTTTCTTTGTCAACCGGAAGGATTTTTACAAATTATCCACATTTTTGTTTACCGGAATGACAATCAGCCTGATTATATGTACCATCTTCCCTAACGGCACTGACTTCAGACCTGCCATTAACCCGGATAAAAATATTTTTACTCATATTGTAGCATGGCTTTACAGCACAGATACCTGTACCAATGTTCTGCCAAGTATTCATGTGTACAACTCTATTGGAGTTCACATAGCTGTTCTTCAAAGCGAGACTTTGAAAAAGCATCGTGGAGTGCGTATATTCTCCGGCTTTGCTATGACCGCTATATGCCTTTCCACTGTATTTTTAAAACAGCACTCTGTAGTGGACGGACTGGCGTCTATTACTATGGCTTATTGTATGTACGGACTGGTGTACGGCCAGGCTTATATGTACAGCAGAAGAAAAGCTGCGGAAAAAGCCCTCGGCTAACCGATTTGTTCTATAATAATATATGTTCTAAAATAATATAAAAAGCGGTATTGATTTTTCAGCAAAATTCAATACCGCTCTTATTTCATATTAATATTTCTTCTTAATATTTCTGTATCATCTATTTATGTATTATCCCTGTGTCTTTTTGAACCGCTCCAGCATAGCCCGCGGCGTCGCAGTTGCCCTCTCGTATCTCGGGCACTCTACCCCGTCGAAGCCGGCAAGATATTTTGCGATTTTCTTCAGTTCTTCCAGGTCGTAACGACTCATCATAGTGATGGTTTCCATAAGCGGAGAACCGCCGCCGTGTACGCCTGCCACGCACTGTGCGCCCTCAAATGCGTCGCAGAGTTTATCCTCCATCAT
The window above is part of the Lachnoclostridium edouardi genome. Proteins encoded here:
- a CDS encoding M24 family metallopeptidase, coding for MNKQRLEKVLGYMKQEHIPQMIISDPTAIYYLTGYLHYPWERMFALYLSETGNHKIFLNTLFTVPDDLGVEKIWYSDGQDCAALLANVTDHNKLLGIDKDFPARFLLPLMEYHGASSYTVASKCVDYARSCKDLEEQEKMRAASRINDACMEALPEKIREGMTEIELADIVLSLYKELGADGTSFAPLIAFGANAAVGHHEPDNTALKKGDCILIDIGCTKYHYCSDMTRTFFLKSVSAHQKEIYNLVRRANEAAEAVIRPGVRFCDIDKTARDIIAAAGYRPNFTHRLGHSIGIQDHEFGDVSGVNTDCIKEGMCFSIEPGIYVKGDTGVRIEDLVIVTADGCEILNRNSKDLLVLP
- a CDS encoding L-lactate dehydrogenase, whose product is MRKDNRKIALVGTGMVGMSYAYSLLNQSVCDELVLIDIDKKKAEGEAMDLNHGLAFSGSNMKIYAGEYEDCGDADIVVICAGVAQKEGETRLDLLKRNASVFRSIIQPVTTSGFNGIFLVATNPVDIMTRITWQLSGFNPGRVLGTGTTLDTARLRYLLGDYFRIDPRNVHAYVIGEHGDSEFVPWSQAMLATKPVLELKGGDGQGVNKEKLQEITEEVRTAAYKIIEAKKSTYYGIGMAMNRITRAILGDENSVLTVSAMLRGEYGQRDVFAGVPAIINKNGVSRVLPLSLSKEEEKQLADSCKILRDSYEGIF
- the rlmB gene encoding 23S rRNA (guanosine(2251)-2'-O)-methyltransferase RlmB, which translates into the protein MRYEELTIEGRNAVLEAYRSGKTIDKLFVLDGCKDGPVQTILREARKHDSLIQFVPKERLDQISSTGHHQGVVAYAAAYEYAEVEDILKIAEEKGEPPFIFLLDGIEDPHNLGAIIRTANLAGAHGVIIPKRRAVGLTATVARTSAGALNYTPVAKVTNLGSAIDDLKKRGLWFVCADMGGELMYRMNLKGPIGLVIGNEGEGVGRLIKEKCDMTASIPMKGNIDSLNASVAAGVLAYEIVRQRMM
- a CDS encoding Mini-ribonuclease 3, coding for MEESINSCLKDILKLQEIEPNMYSPLALAYMGDAVYELLIRTKVMNRGSMQVNKMHKKTSSLVKAETQANLFKAVEKELTEEEMAVYKRGRNANSATMAKHATMQDYRMATGFEALAGWLYLQGRTQRLAWLTMLGLERLGLLEDNSQEKTK
- the cysS gene encoding cysteine--tRNA ligase encodes the protein MKIFNTLTRKKEDFISLEPGKVKMYVCGPTVYNFIHIGNARPMICFDTVRRYFEYKGYDVNFVSNFTDVDDKIIKKAIEEGVDADTISKRYIAECKKDMEAMNVKPATKHPLATEEICGMLDMIQELIEKGHAYQAADGTVYFRTNSFKEYGKLSHKNLDDLQSGFREIKVTGEEGKEDPSDFVLWKPKKDGEPYWESPWCEGRPGWHIECSVMSKKYLGEQIDIHAGGEDLIFPHHENEIAQSESANGKEFARYWMHNGFLNIDNKKMSKSLGNFFTVREIGEKYDLQVLRFFMLSAHYRSPLNFSADLMEASKNSLERILNCTGKLDDLLKNASGEELQDKEQEGKKELDNLVGKYEAAMEDDFNTADGISAIFEIVKLANSTADENSSKVYVSQLRNTIGKLCDVLGIITEKKEEILDSEIEEMIAARQQARKNKDFALADQIRGELLNKGIILEDTREGVKWKRA
- the ispF gene encoding 2-C-methyl-D-erythritol 2,4-cyclodiphosphate synthase — protein: MRIGQGYDVHKLVEGRRLILGGVDIPYEKGLLGHSDADVLVHAVMDALLGAAALGDIGKLFPDTDPAYKDISSIKLLEHVGKLLEEKGYVIENIDATVVAQRPKLAPYREEMRENMARALHIEKDQIGVKATTEEGLGFTGRGQGISSSAITLLTTVQDYCYYDRMQEEKGSCPGCGGCRNIE
- a CDS encoding diacylglycerol/lipid kinase family protein, translated to MYYFIINPHSGNGKGYKICRKLERHLGKACVEYEIFLAKEPGEASLIARRLTEGCREPVTIVAVGGDGTVNEVLDGLCFHSSVTMGFISAGTGNDLAKSLRIPENSGRSLKRILYPRNHKLLDYGVISYGKEEVFHRRFAVSAGIGLDGAVCHDMMYSFRGKPQLRFLRYLLIGIKQLLVARPAKGYLVLDGIQKVEFNHIYFVSVHIHPFEGGGFRFAPGADYSDGKLTLCVAHNSSKWGMIPALANAFIGRHKRYKGMRNYECREVEIHVDRPMAVHVDGESCQMQTEIQLRCIQKKLRMIV
- a CDS encoding phosphatase PAP2 family protein; the protein is MKAFINKYKHAWVLLYGFIYLPWFAHLEKTVTKYHIIHVALDDYIPFNEYFVIPYFFWFIYVAGAMIYFFFVNRKDFYKLSTFLFTGMTISLIICTIFPNGTDFRPAINPDKNIFTHIVAWLYSTDTCTNVLPSIHVYNSIGVHIAVLQSETLKKHRGVRIFSGFAMTAICLSTVFLKQHSVVDGLASITMAYCMYGLVYGQAYMYSRRKAAEKALG